In Lolium rigidum isolate FL_2022 chromosome 3, APGP_CSIRO_Lrig_0.1, whole genome shotgun sequence, the genomic window GTCGGACTCCTAGgtttcagcatcctcaggtgAAGGAGTAGCTGCAGCCGAGCCCAGGAgctcactggatcccatggcgtacttgtCGGTGGCGAGGCCGAAAGATAAGATGGTATGCATCCCGTTGTAGTTCGCAATGGGCACAACATTGAGCCCCGCTAAGATCGTGAAGCCTggtaatggtgagccacctctacctccacttcctcaggtggttgtacacctgagtggagcacgcAGAGACACCATAGTGTTCGAATAGGGCCTTCGTCACAACAGTCAGATGGACCTCCTTGAATCCCATGACAGTTCTGACACCGGATTTGGTCAAGATGCACATCTTCTCGAACACGAAGttggacatgaatggaagccatttcatggtggcatTGCCCTTCTGTGAGGCCTTCAAGGCTTTGTCTGCTTACATgtggttcttgttcttctttgtggACGCCAATCATGCTGCCACCTCTGCAGCTACTTGGGCCACCAAGTCAGTCACAGGGCCATTGACGGCTGGCCCACCTTGGACTCAAAGAGGGGATGAGATTCGGCaacttgcgaagggatctgagagtGCCCAACCCAGACAATCGCCTAGCTAAAGTGATCACAGAAGAAATCCTAAACACATCGTAGTACATATACCGTGAATCTACCTGGGAACAAAGACATGGCTAAAGTGGACAACACAGACCATATCAACATTATTGCAACTGTGGACAGCACAAACCTAGCAAGATCAtgcctaaatcagacaagcaatAAATTGCAACGGTGGACATCACTAACCCTAGCAAGATCATCGTAGGTCAGCACATTTGTGACAAACAAGGACCAGAAATGTGTCACCCTAGTAAGATCATGATACCTCAGCACAATCCagactaacccctgctacaagatcAAAGCCTAGAAAGATCTGGcaactcctaacctagatctaaatATAACCGAGGTACTGGGGTAAGGGAAATCCTTACAGTCATCATCGGAGGTGAAGAAGTGTTGCACCAAGAAGAAGATGAAACTGCCCATATGCAGTCGCCGCTGTCACCGTCGCCGACCGGTGATGTGtccgcctcttacctgcttgccgacaGGAGGAGGAGCTCAAAATTTGGGAGGGGAGTGGAGATGGGGGTAAAAAGAGGCGATGGGGCACACcgggaggtgacggaatccttcccgcCTTCCTCTTCGCTTTTCACCGATGCGCGCCGCAGATCCCGTCATCTCCCTCATCGTCTCCACGCGTGCGCCGAAGATACCATTTTGCATCAGCTGCGTACGAAATTTGCCTGCATCGCTAGAAACGATCGAATCGAGCGTTCCTCTAGGGCCTGGCCTGAGGGTGCAGTGTGATTCAACCCAGGCAACCAAACAAGCCAAAAATTGCTggaccgatgcgagccaaggcaaGGTCAAGCAACTAAACGCCCCTCAAGAGGCTCCAAAAATTTCCTGCTGACACCTGCGCTGCCCATCCGACGCACCGGCGACAAGATCTACCATATGGAGTAAGACACACACCCACCACCGTGGTGTGTGCATGGGTCTACCATGTGAAATGTCAAGGAAGCTTGAGCTTTGTTCAGCTCAAGCATGGTCATGGGCAGCCTGGCCCGAAAAACCCGGACCTCAGATTGAAAATGTTGGCCCGATAGATGGGCTGGGTCTGGGTAGTCTGAAAAATGCGTTTAATACCAGGACCCGGCCTACGACCCCCCGGGCTTTGCGGGTATTTGGCTGAGCTGGGTTAGGCTTGGACCTGATTTTTTAGCGGTGGGCTTTCCTTAGCCCTGCCCAAGGCTTGGTCCAGCCCGACGCATTGGTATAGTTCATCTGAGACGCGCGAGATGGAACCGGAGCAACGAGGGACGAGGAGCTGAAAACCAAGGTGTATTCTAGCTTAAGTTTTCTTCTTAATCTCATTAATCCAATTACCAAACACATTGTAATATTGGATGGTGGGGTTATATTATAAATAAATTACACCATTCTCCAAATAAATTAGATCCAAATCAATACTATTGAACCGAGAGAGTAACAGATTTGCAGGGTACAATCCTAGTAATGCCCTAACCCAGCACCCTGAAAGGCTGAAGCATGATTAGCATAAGCGCCCACTTTACACGAAGATGCTCAGGCGAATAATTAATCCCGTACACCAAAACACGACTAATATATCCCTTGAACGCACATGAGCACGTTGAGACCCGCGGCCATCCTGCCGCCCAAAGATTCCCGCTGCCGTCCGCCGGTCCGACGCACCGGCGACAAGCTAGATCTACCATATACAAAACACCCTCTGCAGTCTGCAACTCTGCATCCACCACAGTGGCTTGTGCATCGGTCTACCAGGCGAAATTTCATGGAAGCTTaggccatctccagcggcgcgacgcaaatggtcgctgagcgacctttttcgtccgccgtgaccggaaatgcgtctgggccctgctccagcggggcgacgcaaagtgaccggcccgtctgcggagacgtaaacctggcccaaatatgcgtcaggtttgcgtctccgcggacactcggcggtcgcgccgagtgaccgccgaaaaagacgtaggacccgcgcgtcagtggcagcGAGGCCGATATaattcccgccactggccattccccgcgcgaaaaagcaaactagaccggcgcgaaacattccagaagcgatggacgtcctcgccgccgtagccaccgccatggatgcgcaTCAAACCCTCgtcgccgcacccgccgccgccccacactcccccgtagccacgaccgtagccacaatggagggtccgccggaagcaaagcgggccggcaccggtggcggccgggaggcaaaggcgaaggctgcaaagaaggtgctctccccggaggagaaaGTGATCGAGGCCGCGAAACGTCGCTGCCGGCGCAGGAACCAGAAGATGAAGATTTCCGCGGCCCGCGACCGCAAAACGTCGCTGCCGGCGCAGGAACCAGAAGATGAAGAtttccgcggccgccaaccagcaggcgtggcagatgcagatcaaagccggcgtcacgcaagtagccctccatccgaccttggCGGAGGTCTcgcagcagtacaacgagaccaggcgGCACCCGCCCTACAATATCACAAGCCCTCGGACGTTAGAGTCCctccgaaaaagatggaactacatcaagtaAGAGACAGCCAAGTtttgctcggcggtcgaacatgctattaacaaccccgtaagcggcgctggcgtcatgacagtaaacacgatagaaccatcatcattcaacactatgtgcatcattctatgtacatcattggGACAGCTATGAatgcaggtatcccgcgccttggagaagttcagggcgacgcataagaagggcttccatgTGGTCCATTGCTGGAACGTGCTCAAAGACGccaacaagtggatgacaagctatgcggcctacatggaagctgtgaggaatgggacatcgatcaacctcgacggcgaggacgacgatcaaggccgtccagcccttccacctcgtccacgaggccacaagGCTACGAAGGCCGATCTCCAGCGGGAGGCGCAGGCCCTTGCGTTCACCatgagcatgaaaaagatgatggccgacaatcgtgccgccttggctgctagggacgacaagaggcgtctggaaaaagaggccgcagctgccatctaccacaacctcgccaaagaggtaattgaggtccaaaaggcagacgccgaggccaaattgcttgacgccgaggctaggaggatggacgccaaggccaagatccttgcggaggacactaggatcatgctagccgacttgagcagcgtcgacgacgacatcagggcctggttcatgaagaggcgcgccgaaatccgcgcgcgagacgccggcgccatgcgcccagcaccttggcctccttttggacatttttattgctgcacaggccttgttgtgccccttttggtctccactttgcgcagtccgatatgcaaagtggggtgaacttgtttcagccctcaaaaTGCGGCTGTAAATTTGGTGCAAAAGTTTATGCGTGCTTCTATTTTTTGAATTCTGGTCTGCGCCCAAaatgcatcgccccgctggagccagccccagacgcaaacggacacgcgaccatttccgcgtccgcctcgcgatgcaaacggacgcccgcggacattttgggtgtccgaaatgcgtcgcgggaGATGCCCTCGTGCTGGAAGATCTGTACTGCTCGGACCCGGAGCAACGACGGGCGGGCCGAGCGACGTCGCGATAGGCACGTGCTGTTTGGTGCGCTGGAAAGATCTGGGATTGTTGGCTCGCCCGGACCAGACCAAGTTGGCCGTCGTGCGGGGTGGCTCCCCACCGCCCGGGCAGCGCGGCTTGCATGTGCGCCGTGCCACCCGACGTGGCCGGACCGCCGGATCGGTTCGTCGGCGTCGCTCGCATGCACGGCGCCACGCACGCAATGAGCATCGCTGGCTGGCCGGGGAGGTAGGTGACGCTCCGGGCCAGATGCGGTTTATGAACGCAATCTCTCCCTTCCTCTATTGCTCGATGCGTGAACCTGGAGAATGCTGTCGTTTGTCTTCTTTGACGTTCAGCTGGTTTGGACTGACATGAGGTCGACCTCGTGGAGACGCAGGGACAGTTGATCGGGTGACGAGTGATTCGCGACATCCTGTGGTTAGGAAACGACCACGACCATGCATGCATGGGACCGGTTAGAGGAGCAAACTACAGTAGTATTACCATACAAGTTTCATGGCATGTGGATAGGGCTTGTCGTTTCTAAGCATACATCGGAAATAGAGTGTTCTGATATGATAACCTATTACTATCCAGGGTAACCCATCCATATGCATGCACACAAGTACTCCATCTATTCTAAAATAGGATGCCTATAATATTTGGATAAAATGAGATAATTGCATATTGCTACCACAATTGAGGCTAGGGCTTCAAAAAACTACCACTTTTTCGGCCAGTTGCAAAAAACTACCACTTTTACGTCTAATTGCTTCAGAAAACTACCAATTGTGTGTAATACTCGGTTTGGTCCAATTTAATCATGTTTCTGACAGAGATGGCCCACCATGTTGAATTAGTTTTCTATCTGAATGACATGGTGAGCCATCTCTGTCAAAAACTTGATCAAATGGGCCAAACCGATTGTTACACAGAACTGGTAGTTTTTTGAAACCATTAAACGCAAAAGTGGTAGTTTTTTTGCAGTTGACCTGAAAAGTGGTAATTTTCTGAAGCCCTAGCCGCAATTGTGGTAGCAATATGCAATTTTCTCGGATAAAATCAAACTTCTTAAAATTTGACCAACTACATGTAGAAACAAAATGACGTTTATAATCctaaattaatattttttttaaCTATCGTGAAATATATGTTCATATTATGTGCATTTAAATGTTGATATATTTTTCTACATAGTTGCTCAAACTTAAAAAAAATCGACTTTCGCTAAAAACTATAGGTATCCTAATTTGGAAAGGAGGGAGTACTCCGTAGCTACAACAAACATATTTGTCCTTGTTCTTTCATTAAACTTGCATGCATAGCTTCAAAATCTAATTAAACGGATTTGTCTAGACACAACATTATGTTCAGACCAAACAAAGTACCTGTGGAGGTACTGACGTGGGAGTACATCGACAACTCATGTACAGCTGTAGCTAGTGGCGAAGCTTGCCGGGAAATCTTGGGTGGTGGGGGGCAAACCAGAAGAAATAATGATATGGGCGCAAAAGGCTCAAAAAATTCTAGTATAAGCCTAATATATATTTTTCCTTCACTAATTTTTTAAATGCTAGGCggcggtgccccccccccccccccaccacccccTTACTTCTACATAGCTACACCAGTGGTTGTTGCTATATATATTGTGTGAGCGATACACATCTATAGCTAGCATGCATGAACGAAACCCATCCCTTCATGTGAACCCCGTCCGTCAACATTTCCTTCGCCAGGCGTACCGTTCCacatgaagagaccatgaagcCTTTTGGCCTACCCGCAACTACAAAAGGAATATACCATTGTTTCTCCGCAAATTATCATGTGCATGCTACAAACATGTGAGTGCAAGAAGGCATCTTGTATAATGAAAAGAAATATCTTTTATTTGTTATAAAACaccatctcttagctaagagaaggcaaaaACAAAAGCCCTTTTCGTCATCTCTGTCTAGTTCACAACTTACTCAGCCATGTCAAGATGTACTATTACATGAGTCTTCAGGTCCTTACCATGCATGGAAAATATAGGTTTCTTATCAGGGGAAATCTAGCGAATCGTGAATTGCGGTATTGGGACGACTAGGTCTATTATCACGGGAAATCTACTCTTTTTTTGGTCTCTTACGATTATTTTGGCCCTTTAACTCTAGAACTAGTCAAGCTaactcaatttttttttgccaaaaccaTTTAAATTTGGTCTCTTGCCAGCTAAAGTTGGTATGGTCATGTAGGAAACAATATCACTTTCACGGGCATTATTGTAGACAAAAAAATAGGGAAAAGTGCAAAAAGTTAGAAAATATGGGAAAAAACAAATGATAAAACCCACGCATAAACATTATTTttataaaaatagaaaaaaaatagagagagagatatGAGGACAAAGTAGTGGAAAAGCTCACACAATTTTATAATATAAACATGGAACAAGTTAAGAGCATAAATTAGAAATCAGCTAATATGAATAATTTTCTTGGTTGCCAGCAAAATAACAGGTGCAACTAGTTCTTTCTCGACTTAGAGATAGTTTCTCCATCCATTCTAATTGTAAGGTGCCCCTGAATTTTCCTGGTCATTAATTTTCAACTTTGATTATGATTTGTACTTATAATTTGccaaaaaaaattgaatataaaataaaagagaagttCAATAATAAAATGCAACGATACCATCTACACATTATGAGTCCATATAATTTTGTATCAATGACCGTGCAATAGAACTTAGGACGGACTACCGAGGGAGTATTTCGCAGCCGACACTTCTAGCCATCCCATAAATATTTTATCAGCACCTTCAAATTGCGCAAAATCTGAGTATTCAGACCAGATGGTTCTCAGCCTGCGACTTTCTTCAATCTACTGAGTTTCTTCTCGAATATTTCTAAtgctttattttttagttttactTACTTCGCTTGGATGATCCATTAGCGGTAGAGCTTTCCTGCTGGACTGTAGCCTGTAATGTGTGCAGCTTAACCGCATATAGACATTTTTGCTAGTTGTGCAAAGTTCACCGTGAGCTTGTTCAAGAATAAATATCGTCTGCGAGCAGGCGATTGACCGTGCTCCGCACAGGAAAGCCCGCCGAATCGAGTCCACGGCTCGACGCCATTCGCTGGCGGCAACAAAGCTCCAGGCTCCAGCCTGTGCTGCCCCCATTCTCGGCTACACGACAACCCTCCCTCTGTCTCCCCGCTCCGTCTTCCCCGCACTCCTCCGCTATATAAAGTTTATAAACCTCTTCCTCCCTCATCGTCTCCGGCAGGCGGCAGCACACCACATTGGGCATCACCAAGGAGACTCAGGGGAAAGAACTAGGCAGAAGCTAGCAGCAGCACAATCGCTTCGCTGCAGAGGAGCAGACAGCGCACCGCTTACAATGGGTCTCTGCGTATCGTACGACGCAGCAGCCGACGGCGTGGCCACCGCGAGGGTGGTGTTGCCCAGCGGCGAGCTCCGGGAGTACTCTCAGCCGGCCACGGTGGCTATGGCGCTGGAGGAGGTCGGCCAAGGAAAGCAGGGGTGGTTCCTCTGCGACGCCGACGCGATGGGCTTCGAGGGCTCCGTCGCAGCAGTGGCCGGAGGCGAGGAGCTCCGGCCGGGGCAGATCTACTTCGTGCTCCCGGGCGAGATGCTGCGCCGCCGCCTCACCCTCGAGGAGGTGTCGGCGCTGGCGGTCAAAGCCAGCGCCGCGCTCGTTAAGGCCGCCACCGCCTCGTCTGGCGCCGGCCGACGCCGGCGAGGCTCCGTGGCGCCGCTCGTGTTCGAGCCATCCGAGGAGGATTACTCGGACGATGCGGTGATGACTTCCATCGCGGTGAAGCCGGTTGTGGCCAGGAAGCGGGTGGTCGCGTACCGGGCCGGGAGATCGCCGCCGAGGTTCTCTCCCGACTTGACCGCCATCCCGGAAAGCGAGTAGACGTGCCGCGCCGGCATCGCGGTACAGCCAGAGCAAACCATCGTCTCGCCTTGTCTTAAGTTCCACGTTGCTGCTATCGTCGGAGTTGGATCCGATGCGGAACAGACGCGGGAAATGCTTCATAGTTAGTTTCTCATAATTTCGCTGTCAGAAACATGGCCGGGAAATTGTACATATATGTCCTATGTCAGTGTAAATATTCAGGCAAGAAGACGCCCTGTAGATATGTCACTATGTTGCCGATGTTAGTGGAAATACTCAGCCAAGAAGATGCCGTGTACATATTCCTGCATTCCACTGCTCCTGCTTCATTTGTAGTGTCTTTCAAGTTCAAATTTCCAAGGCTGACTCTGAAGTTGGTCCCTTGACCTTCAGAGTTCAGAACCAAAACGCGGGAAAGAAGACTCCACTGTCAGGATTACCTAAATCACTACAACCATACATATAGGTTTCTTAAGGGCTCTCACCATCGACCCATCGTTTACAAGGAATTAAAAACACGGAGAAGAGAAAGATTTCTACATGATTGTTGATCATCCCTCCGGGAACGGGAAATCGCTAAAAGGGAATATACAAATATGTTTCTAAGGCTTAGTCAAATTTTACACCATTTAATTTGCATCGTCATtcgtgctagtcatgagttgcaactgaaatttgatGACATCATGTGACTAAGGACGAAACTTAGAGAAATAGTCTCACCCTTCTAAGAAAACTTCCAATATTTTCAGACAGCCctatgaaattaattttatgaTTGGAACGATTTGCAGATATTCATCCAAGAACGTTAAGCAATCTAATTGACACTTGGTAGTTGGTAACTGTACCCTG contains:
- the LOC124700653 gene encoding uncharacterized protein LOC124700653 produces the protein MGLCVSYDAAADGVATARVVLPSGELREYSQPATVAMALEEVGQGKQGWFLCDADAMGFEGSVAAVAGGEELRPGQIYFVLPGEMLRRRLTLEEVSALAVKASAALVKAATASSGAGRRRRGSVAPLVFEPSEEDYSDDAVMTSIAVKPVVARKRVVAYRAGRSPPRFSPDLTAIPESE